The Nitrospinota bacterium genome includes the window ATGAAGATAAGAAAGGACTCTTCGATTGAGGATAAGTGTGTTGATATGGAAGGAGCCAAGGATGTGACCATGAAGATTCTCATCGGACAGAACGAAGGCTCAGAAAAGATTATCATGAGGTATTTCAAGATACAGCCAGGAGGGCATACCCCTTTTCATAATCATCCTTATGAGCATGTGATTAAGATTGAGAAAGGACAGGGAATAGCGGTTGATGCATCCAAAAAGGAGCATGTAATCTCAGTGGGGCAAAGC containing:
- a CDS encoding cupin domain-containing protein encodes the protein MKIRKDSSIEDKCVDMEGAKDVTMKILIGQNEGSEKIIMRYFKIQPGGHTPFHNHPYEHVIKIEKGQGIAVDASKKEHVISVGQSLFVEPNENHQFKNTSKETLELVCIIPNPEKNKS